A single Methylobacterium sp. 17Sr1-1 DNA region contains:
- a CDS encoding DUF456 family protein produces MTRFLPRLALLAALTVLGAPAAQAQSRTVVGAGAGAVAGALVAGPIGAVVGGVVGAAWGESGRRPRRAGRRVRRHHAARQAEPRPVTRVAQRVPAAATARPRAWVDPR; encoded by the coding sequence GTGACCCGCTTCCTGCCGAGGCTCGCCCTCCTCGCCGCTCTCACCGTGCTCGGCGCCCCCGCGGCGCAGGCCCAGAGCCGCACCGTGGTCGGCGCGGGCGCCGGCGCGGTGGCGGGCGCGCTCGTTGCCGGGCCGATCGGCGCGGTGGTGGGCGGGGTCGTCGGCGCCGCCTGGGGCGAATCGGGCCGGCGCCCGCGCCGGGCCGGCCGCCGGGTGCGGCGCCACCACGCGGCGCGGCAAGCTGAGCCGCGGCCCGTCACGCGGGTGGCCCAGCGGGTGCCGGCCGCCGCGACGGCCCGGCCGCGGGCCTGGGTCGATCCGCGCTAG
- a CDS encoding zinc-finger domain-containing protein, giving the protein MADKAVPHFHNQDGVPVIEVGSKEFMCIGALPPFDHPHVFLDMGADHEIICQYCSTLYRYKPSLKAGTANPASSVWDDRARLAAE; this is encoded by the coding sequence ATGGCAGACAAGGCGGTCCCGCACTTCCACAACCAGGACGGCGTTCCGGTCATCGAGGTCGGCTCGAAGGAGTTCATGTGCATCGGCGCGCTGCCGCCGTTCGACCATCCCCACGTCTTCCTCGACATGGGCGCCGACCACGAGATCATCTGCCAGTACTGCTCGACCCTGTATCGCTACAAGCCGTCCCTGAAGGCCGGCACGGCGAACCCGGCCTCGAGCGTCTGGGACGACCGCGCCCGCCTCGCCGCCGAGTAA
- a CDS encoding FAD-dependent oxidoreductase: protein MPGTRPVPDRPGLRVAIVGAGIGGLTAALALSARGHDVTLVERRTAFSEVGAGLQLSPNASRILTDLGLGLPLRRVAGEPARVRIRGLTTARDIGEIALGEAMRERFGAPYWVVHRADLQTILLEAARGRPGIRLLIGRAVTAVQETSTRATLTLASDGGRSETLEVDLVVAADGVRSALRTSLDRRPLRPRGEAAWRATLPREAVPPEFLADETGLWLGPGRHVVHYPINGGRRLNLVAVVPDTTGSEDWGARGEPARLRAAFADAAPPLAGLLARPESWLVWSLVDRPAARPMARGRIALLGDAAHPVLPFLAQGAALAIEDAAVLAACLVPGQPVPAALSRYAKARAERVATIQAHARRNGRVYHAGPLIAAARDAVMGRLGPVRMTERYAWLYGWRPLGPA, encoded by the coding sequence CTGCCGGGGACTCGTCCGGTCCCGGACCGGCCGGGCCTGCGCGTCGCGATCGTCGGGGCCGGCATCGGCGGGCTCACGGCGGCGCTCGCCCTGAGCGCCCGCGGGCACGACGTGACCCTCGTCGAGCGCCGCACCGCCTTCAGCGAGGTCGGGGCGGGCCTGCAGCTCTCGCCCAATGCCAGCCGGATCCTCACCGATCTCGGTCTCGGCCTCCCCTTGCGCCGCGTCGCCGGCGAGCCGGCCCGGGTGCGGATCCGCGGGCTGACCACGGCCCGCGACATCGGCGAGATCGCGCTGGGCGAGGCGATGCGCGAGCGGTTCGGCGCGCCCTACTGGGTGGTGCACCGGGCCGACCTCCAGACCATCTTGCTCGAGGCCGCCCGCGGCCGGCCCGGCATCCGCCTGCTGATCGGGCGCGCCGTCACCGCCGTGCAGGAAACATCAACCCGCGCCACCCTGACGCTCGCCAGCGACGGCGGCCGCAGCGAGACCCTGGAGGTCGACCTCGTGGTGGCGGCCGACGGCGTGCGCTCGGCCCTGCGCACCAGCCTCGACCGGCGCCCCTTGCGCCCCCGCGGCGAGGCCGCCTGGCGCGCCACCCTCCCCCGCGAGGCGGTGCCGCCCGAATTCCTGGCCGACGAGACCGGCCTGTGGCTCGGCCCCGGCCGGCACGTGGTGCATTACCCGATCAATGGCGGGCGCCGGCTCAACCTCGTCGCCGTGGTGCCGGACACGACCGGCAGCGAGGATTGGGGCGCCCGCGGCGAGCCCGCCCGCCTGCGCGCCGCCTTCGCCGACGCCGCCCCTCCCCTCGCCGGCCTCCTCGCCCGGCCCGAGTCCTGGCTGGTCTGGTCCCTGGTCGACCGGCCGGCCGCCCGCCCGATGGCCCGCGGCCGGATCGCGCTGCTCGGCGACGCCGCCCACCCGGTTCTGCCGTTCCTGGCGCAGGGCGCCGCGCTGGCGATCGAGGACGCCGCGGTGCTCGCCGCCTGCCTCGTCCCCGGCCAGCCGGTGCCGGCCGCCTTGTCCCGCTACGCCAAGGCCCGGGCCGAGCGGGTGGCGACCATCCAGGCCCACGCCCGCCGCAACGGCCGCGTCTACCACGCCGGCCCCCTGATCGCCGCCGCCCGCGACGCGGTGATGGGCCGCCTCGGCCCGGTCCGGATGACCGAGCGCTACGCCTGGCTCTACGGCTGGCGCCCGCTCGGGCCGGCGTAA
- a CDS encoding thiamine phosphate synthase, producing MSLPARLLIVTDRHGCPEPLADRVAACLAAGARWIWLRDRDLPAPERAVLAETLAGQVARVGGALTIGRDVELAARVGAAGVQLGEAGAVAAARARLGRGALLGVSAHSLSDVRAAREAGADYVTLSPIFLTASKPGYGPALGLEVLREAAEVMPVVALGGVDADTASACRKVGAIAVAVMGKVMRAQDVKGVIPTFG from the coding sequence GTGAGCCTGCCCGCCCGCCTGCTGATCGTCACCGACCGGCACGGCTGCCCCGAGCCCCTGGCCGACCGCGTCGCTGCGTGCCTCGCCGCCGGCGCCCGCTGGATCTGGCTGCGCGACCGCGACCTGCCGGCGCCGGAGCGGGCGGTTCTGGCCGAGACTCTGGCCGGACAGGTGGCGCGGGTGGGGGGAGCGCTCACCATCGGGCGCGATGTGGAGTTGGCGGCGCGGGTGGGGGCGGCGGGAGTTCAGCTCGGCGAGGCTGGCGCCGTGGCGGCCGCCCGGGCGCGGCTGGGTCGGGGGGCGTTGCTCGGCGTCTCGGCGCATTCGCTCAGCGACGTGCGGGCGGCGCGGGAGGCGGGGGCGGATTATGTGACGTTGAGCCCGATTTTTCTGACGGCGAGTAAGCCGGGGTATGGGCCGGCTTTGGGGCTGGAAGTTTTGCGCGAGGCGGCGGAAGTGATGCCGGTGGTGGCGCTTGGCGGCGTCGATGCCGATACGGCGTCCGCGTGCCGCAAGGTCGGAGCCATTGCCGTGGCGGTGATGGGGAAGGTTATGCGTGCGCAGGATGTCAAGGGCGTGATTCCGACCTTTGGATAA
- a CDS encoding thiazole synthase, with translation MTHDDPFVIAGTTLSSRLLIGTAGYPTQAIMSEAVRESGAEVVTVSIRRISLHGHGSDTVARLKGARFLPNTAGCETARDAVMTAELAREAMGTNWIKVEVIGDRETLYPDVAETIEATRQLVDAGFVVLPYCNDDPVVCSRLADLGAAAVMPMGSLIGSGMGVANPANLELICRRSPVPVIVDAGIGTASDAVIAMELGAAAVLLNTAVAKADDPVRMARAMRHAVEAGRLAHLAGRIPRRARAEPSSPQLGLVGS, from the coding sequence ATGACCCACGACGACCCGTTCGTCATCGCCGGCACGACCCTGTCCTCGCGCCTCCTCATCGGCACCGCCGGCTACCCGACGCAGGCGATCATGAGCGAGGCGGTGCGGGAGAGCGGCGCCGAGGTGGTGACGGTCTCGATCCGCCGCATCTCGCTCCACGGCCACGGCTCGGACACGGTGGCGCGCCTGAAGGGCGCCCGCTTCCTGCCCAACACCGCCGGCTGCGAGACCGCCCGCGACGCCGTGATGACGGCGGAGCTGGCCCGCGAGGCGATGGGCACCAACTGGATCAAGGTCGAGGTGATCGGCGACCGCGAGACGCTCTATCCCGACGTCGCCGAGACGATCGAGGCCACCCGCCAGCTGGTCGATGCCGGCTTCGTCGTGCTCCCCTACTGCAACGACGACCCGGTCGTGTGCAGCCGGCTCGCCGATCTGGGTGCCGCCGCGGTGATGCCGATGGGCTCGCTGATCGGCTCCGGCATGGGCGTCGCCAACCCGGCGAATCTCGAACTGATCTGCCGGCGCTCGCCCGTGCCGGTGATCGTGGACGCGGGCATCGGTACCGCCTCCGACGCGGTGATCGCCATGGAGCTGGGCGCCGCCGCGGTGCTCCTCAACACCGCCGTCGCCAAGGCCGACGATCCGGTGCGGATGGCCCGCGCCATGCGCCACGCCGTCGAGGCCGGCCGCCTCGCCCATCTCGCCGGCCGCATCCCGCGCCGCGCCCGGGCCGAGCCGTCGAGCCCGCAGCTCGGCCTCGTCGGCTCGTGA
- the irrA gene encoding iron response transcriptional regulator IrrA produces MNDLSPLRAVLGARVPALESGAAGQRRGCPLSDLRDRLRRAGLRPTRQRLSLGWLLFGKGDRHLTAEMLYDEAMRAKVPVSLATVYNTLHQFTEAGLLRQLALDGSKAYFDTNPSEHHHFFLEEEGQVLDMPDCGITVDSLPQAPEGMEIAGVEVIVRLRRRGGRA; encoded by the coding sequence ATGAACGACCTGTCGCCCCTGCGCGCCGTCCTCGGCGCCCGCGTCCCGGCCCTCGAGTCCGGCGCCGCCGGCCAGCGGCGCGGTTGCCCGCTCTCGGACCTTCGCGATCGCCTGCGCCGTGCCGGCCTGCGCCCGACGCGCCAGCGCCTCTCCCTCGGCTGGTTGCTGTTCGGCAAGGGCGACCGGCACCTCACCGCCGAGATGCTGTACGACGAGGCGATGCGGGCCAAGGTCCCGGTCTCCCTCGCGACCGTCTACAACACCCTGCACCAGTTCACCGAGGCCGGCCTGCTGCGCCAGCTCGCCCTCGACGGCTCGAAGGCCTATTTCGACACCAACCCGAGCGAGCACCACCACTTCTTCCTGGAGGAGGAGGGCCAGGTGCTCGACATGCCGGATTGCGGCATCACCGTCGATTCGCTGCCCCAGGCCCCCGAGGGCATGGAGATCGCCGGCGTCGAGGTGATCGTCCGCCTGCGCCGCCGGGGCGGCCGGGCCTGA
- the fabA gene encoding 3-hydroxyacyl-[acyl-carrier-protein] dehydratase FabA → MSADQTSAPAAPSRPSSFSYEDLLACGRGEMFGAGNAQLPLPPMLMFDRITSIGRDGGAHGKGHVLAELDVRPDLWFFPCHFHGDPVMPGCLGLDALWQLVGFHLGWLGSPGRGRALGVGEVKFSDQVLPSVKKVVYGVDLKRVRQGRLVLGIADGWLEADGRRIYEAQDLRVGLFQAATPAAGG, encoded by the coding sequence ATGTCCGCCGACCAGACCTCCGCCCCCGCCGCCCCGAGCCGGCCCTCGAGCTTCTCCTACGAGGACCTGCTGGCCTGCGGCCGCGGCGAGATGTTCGGCGCCGGCAACGCCCAGCTGCCGCTGCCGCCGATGCTGATGTTCGACCGCATCACCTCGATCGGCCGCGACGGCGGCGCCCACGGCAAGGGCCACGTGCTCGCCGAGCTCGACGTGCGGCCCGACCTCTGGTTCTTCCCCTGCCACTTCCACGGCGACCCGGTGATGCCGGGCTGCCTCGGCCTCGACGCCCTGTGGCAGCTGGTCGGCTTCCATCTCGGCTGGCTCGGCTCGCCGGGCCGCGGCCGGGCGCTCGGCGTCGGCGAGGTCAAGTTCAGCGACCAGGTGCTGCCCAGCGTCAAGAAGGTCGTCTACGGCGTCGATCTCAAGCGCGTGCGCCAGGGCCGCCTGGTCCTCGGCATCGCCGACGGCTGGCTCGAGGCCGACGGCCGGCGCATCTACGAGGCGCAGGACCTGCGCGTCGGCCTGTTCCAGGCCGCCACCCCGGCTGCCGGCGGCTGA
- the fabB gene encoding beta-ketoacyl-ACP synthase I, translated as MRRVAITGMGIVSSIGNSTQEVLASLREARSGISRAEDFATHGFRSQVQGAPTLDAEEVVDRRAMRFHGGGTAWNHVAMEQAIRDAGLEQAEVSHERTGIIMGSGGPSTRALVEAADIARAKGPKRVGPFAVPKAMSSTASATLATWFKIRGVNYSISSACATSNHCIGNAAEIIQGGRQDIIFAGGCEELDWTLSVLFDAMGAMSSKYNDTPSRASRAYDKARDGFVIAGGAGVLVLEELEHARARGARIYGEVAGYGATSDGHDMVAPSGEGAVRCMRQAIENLKGVKIDYINPHATSTPVGDDKEIEAIREVFGTGDACPPIAATKSLTGHSLGATGVQEAIYSLLMMNNGFICESAHIDELDPAFADMPILRARKDDAKLGHVLSNSFGFGGTNATLVLKHVDA; from the coding sequence ATGAGGCGCGTGGCAATCACCGGGATGGGCATCGTCTCGTCCATCGGCAATTCCACCCAGGAGGTGCTGGCTTCCTTGCGCGAGGCGCGCTCGGGCATCTCCCGCGCCGAGGATTTCGCCACCCACGGCTTCCGCAGCCAGGTCCAGGGCGCCCCCACCCTCGACGCCGAGGAGGTGGTCGACCGCCGCGCCATGCGCTTCCACGGCGGCGGTACCGCCTGGAACCACGTCGCGATGGAGCAGGCGATCCGCGACGCCGGCCTTGAGCAGGCCGAGGTGTCGCACGAGCGCACCGGCATCATCATGGGCTCGGGCGGTCCCTCGACCCGCGCCCTGGTGGAGGCCGCCGACATCGCCCGCGCCAAGGGGCCGAAGCGCGTCGGGCCGTTCGCGGTGCCGAAGGCCATGTCCTCGACGGCGTCGGCGACGCTCGCGACCTGGTTCAAGATCCGGGGCGTGAACTACTCGATCTCCTCCGCCTGCGCGACCTCGAACCACTGCATCGGCAACGCCGCCGAGATCATCCAGGGCGGACGCCAGGACATCATCTTCGCCGGCGGCTGCGAGGAGCTGGACTGGACCCTGTCGGTCCTGTTCGACGCCATGGGCGCCATGTCCTCGAAGTACAACGACACCCCCTCGCGGGCCTCGCGCGCCTACGACAAGGCGCGCGACGGCTTCGTCATCGCGGGCGGCGCCGGCGTGCTGGTGCTGGAGGAGCTGGAGCATGCCCGCGCCCGCGGCGCGCGCATCTACGGCGAGGTCGCGGGCTACGGCGCCACCTCGGACGGCCACGACATGGTGGCGCCCTCCGGCGAGGGCGCGGTGCGCTGCATGCGCCAGGCGATCGAGAACCTCAAAGGGGTCAAGATCGACTACATCAACCCCCACGCCACCTCGACCCCCGTCGGCGACGACAAGGAGATCGAGGCGATCCGCGAGGTGTTCGGCACCGGCGACGCCTGCCCGCCGATCGCCGCGACGAAGTCGCTGACCGGCCACTCCCTCGGCGCCACCGGCGTGCAGGAGGCGATCTACTCGCTCCTGATGATGAACAACGGCTTCATCTGCGAGAGCGCCCATATCGACGAGCTCGACCCGGCCTTCGCCGACATGCCGATCCTGCGCGCCCGCAAGGACGACGCCAAGCTCGGCCACGTGCTCAGCAACTCCTTCGGCTTCGGCGGCACCAACGCCACGCTGGTGCTCAAGCACGTCGACGCCTGA
- the fabI gene encoding enoyl-ACP reductase FabI has translation MTGLMAGKRGLVMGVANDHSIAWGIARALAGQGAELAFTYQGEALGRRVGPLAGTLGSSLVFSCDVEDLASVDATFAALDEAWPEGFDFVVHAIGFSDKAQLKGRYVDVTTRENFSRTMVISCFSFTEIAQRAATRMRPGGSLLTLTYGGSTRVMPNYNVMGLAKAALEASVRYLAADLGPQGLRVNALSAGPVRTLAGAGIADARLMFNHQAAHAPLRRTATLEDIGGSGLYLLSPLSGSVTGEVHYVDSGYNIVSMPRPEVLKAQDAAGVTDA, from the coding sequence GTGACGGGTTTGATGGCAGGCAAGCGCGGGCTCGTGATGGGCGTCGCGAACGACCACTCCATCGCCTGGGGCATCGCCCGCGCCCTGGCGGGCCAGGGCGCCGAACTGGCCTTCACCTACCAGGGCGAGGCGCTGGGCCGCCGCGTCGGGCCGCTCGCCGGTACCCTCGGCTCCTCCCTGGTCTTCTCTTGCGACGTCGAGGATCTGGCCTCCGTCGACGCCACCTTCGCCGCCCTCGACGAGGCCTGGCCCGAGGGCTTCGACTTCGTCGTGCACGCCATCGGCTTCTCCGACAAGGCGCAGCTCAAGGGCCGCTACGTCGACGTCACCACCCGGGAGAATTTTTCCCGCACGATGGTGATCTCGTGCTTCTCGTTCACGGAGATCGCCCAGCGGGCGGCGACGCGGATGCGCCCCGGCGGCTCGCTCCTGACGCTCACCTATGGCGGCTCGACCCGGGTGATGCCGAACTACAACGTGATGGGCCTCGCCAAGGCCGCCCTGGAGGCGTCGGTGCGCTACCTCGCGGCCGATCTCGGGCCGCAGGGGCTCCGGGTCAACGCCCTCTCGGCCGGCCCGGTGCGGACGCTCGCCGGCGCCGGCATCGCGGATGCCCGCCTGATGTTCAACCACCAGGCCGCTCACGCCCCCCTGCGGCGCACCGCGACGCTGGAGGACATTGGCGGCTCGGGCCTCTACCTGCTCTCGCCGCTCTCGGGCAGCGTCACCGGCGAGGTCCACTACGTCGATTCGGGCTACAACATCGTCTCGATGCCGCGGCCGGAGGTGCTGAAGGCGCAGGATGCGGCCGGCGTGACCGACGCGTGA
- a CDS encoding methyl-accepting chemotaxis protein, whose translation MIALRQRLHLRTQLLGLAALVVLIVIAVGGQATLSVYRSAAAIDEIGDLLLPRVSLIGDLRAVMTRVRLGATRVIDEAEPAARARAAERNVARIDEMRGLTQDFAKLPADGETAATFAGFLRQWQSYLDAQAAAFAAAAAGDAKGARAAFNGPANELYDAAWKELDGLKSAASLRATAGAEAARAANASTMATIVLATAIGAGVAFAVIAWLARDIAGRALQVASVMTGLARGHVDVTVPCTGHRDEIGEIARAALGFQASLRRNHDLEAETAEARLSAEALRRSGMRRMAEDFERAIGGIVGLVSSSATELEATARQMSATAGRTASQTGTVAKAVEEASANVGTVAAAAEELSASVHEIDRQAVGSADLARATAREADQTGALVRELSASVGRIGDVVTMIASIAGQTNLLALNATIEAARAGEAGRGFAVVAAEVKALAEQTARATSEISGQIAGIQGVTGQAVTAIGAITGRIREIDLAATTIANAVREQGTATQEIVHSVGQAAQGTGTVTQTIGSVADTAGETGEAASQVLGAATELSRQSEHLRAEVTRFLSTVRAA comes from the coding sequence ATGATCGCGCTCCGTCAACGCCTCCACCTTCGGACTCAGCTTCTCGGTCTCGCGGCCCTCGTCGTCCTCATCGTGATCGCCGTGGGCGGACAGGCGACGCTGAGCGTGTACCGAAGCGCGGCAGCGATCGACGAGATCGGCGACCTGCTGCTGCCGCGCGTCAGCCTGATCGGCGACCTGCGGGCGGTGATGACCCGCGTGCGCCTGGGGGCGACCCGCGTGATCGACGAGGCCGAGCCGGCCGCGAGGGCGCGCGCCGCGGAGCGCAACGTGGCGCGCATCGACGAGATGCGGGGCCTGACCCAGGACTTCGCGAAGCTCCCGGCGGACGGCGAGACCGCCGCGACCTTCGCGGGCTTCCTGCGCCAGTGGCAGAGCTATCTCGACGCGCAGGCCGCCGCCTTCGCCGCCGCGGCGGCCGGCGATGCCAAGGGAGCCCGCGCGGCCTTCAACGGCCCGGCCAACGAGCTGTACGATGCGGCCTGGAAGGAACTCGACGGTCTGAAGTCGGCAGCGAGCCTTCGGGCGACCGCCGGCGCCGAGGCCGCCCGCGCGGCCAATGCGAGCACGATGGCCACGATCGTGCTCGCCACCGCCATCGGTGCGGGCGTCGCCTTCGCGGTGATCGCGTGGCTCGCCCGCGACATCGCCGGCCGGGCGCTGCAGGTCGCCTCGGTGATGACGGGCCTGGCGCGCGGCCACGTCGACGTCACGGTGCCGTGCACCGGGCATCGCGACGAGATCGGCGAGATCGCCCGGGCCGCCCTCGGCTTCCAGGCGAGCCTGCGCCGCAACCACGATCTCGAGGCGGAGACGGCGGAAGCACGGCTGTCGGCCGAGGCGCTGCGCCGAAGCGGAATGCGGCGGATGGCCGAGGACTTCGAGCGGGCGATCGGCGGGATCGTCGGTCTGGTCTCCTCCTCGGCCACCGAACTGGAGGCGACCGCCAGGCAGATGTCCGCCACCGCGGGCCGGACCGCATCGCAGACCGGCACGGTGGCCAAGGCCGTTGAGGAGGCGTCCGCGAATGTCGGAACGGTCGCCGCCGCCGCCGAGGAACTGAGCGCATCGGTCCACGAGATCGACCGGCAGGCCGTCGGTTCGGCCGACCTCGCGCGGGCGACGGCGCGAGAGGCGGACCAGACCGGGGCGCTGGTCCGGGAACTGAGCGCGTCCGTCGGGCGCATCGGCGACGTCGTGACGATGATCGCGTCGATCGCCGGGCAGACCAACCTCCTGGCGCTCAACGCCACCATCGAGGCGGCCCGGGCCGGGGAGGCGGGGCGCGGCTTCGCGGTGGTGGCCGCCGAGGTGAAGGCGCTCGCCGAGCAGACCGCACGGGCGACGAGCGAGATCTCGGGGCAGATCGCCGGCATCCAGGGGGTGACGGGCCAGGCGGTGACGGCGATCGGCGCGATCACCGGCCGCATCCGGGAGATCGACCTCGCGGCCACCACGATCGCGAATGCGGTGAGGGAGCAGGGGACGGCGACCCAGGAGATCGTGCACAGCGTCGGCCAGGCGGCGCAGGGCACCGGCACGGTGACGCAGACCATCGGGAGCGTCGCGGACACGGCCGGGGAGACGGGCGAGGCGGCCTCCCAGGTGCTCGGCGCGGCGACCGAGCTGTCGCGCCAGTCCGAGCACTTGCGGGCGGAGGTCACCCGCTTCCTCTCGACCGTCCGGGCCGCCTGA